Sequence from the Bacillus thuringiensis genome:
TCCTATACGATCTCCTCTTTGTACACCGTTATGTAACAAATAGTGTGCAAGCTGATTTACTCGTTCATTATACTGTTGAAACGAATACCTTTTCCCTCCGCCTACAAGCGCTTCCATATTTGGTGATTGCATTGCTCTTTTTTGTAATAATTTTTGCATCGTTCTCAAGTAAAACTCCCCTTTATATATGTTAGGTTTTTTATTTTACCAGATTAACTATTAATTTACTAAAGATTACACTTAGTGAATATAAAACAAATAAAGAAACAGTCATTTACTTCACAAGTAAATGACTGTTTCTCCTTATATATTAGAATACGCCTTACTCATCACATATTGCACATACTCAGGTGCACTTTTATCAATCTCTTCGTCACTTAATTTATATTCGGCACCATATAAATAAAATGAAGGTATAAATTTCATGTCTGTATATAAGCAAGTAGCTTGAAATGGTTTCGTTAAATCATCCATCGTAATTCCACTATTTTCATAATCTTTTTCTAATCCACCTATAGAAATAGCCACACCAAATTCTTTCCCCTTCACTTTATCTCCTTTTGATCCGTAAGCAAACCCATATGTTAATACATCGTCAAACCATTTTTTCAATAATGGTGGTGAACTGTACCAGTAAAGTGGAAATTGGAATATATATCTGTCATGTTCTACTAATAACTTTTGCTCTTCTTCAATATTAAACTCCCAATTTGGTGCCACTTTATATAATTCATGCACCGTAATTTCATCCGAATGTTTCTCAAGTTCTTCTATCCATCTTTTATTAATTTTTGATTTTTCAATATGAGGGTGTGCTACAATTACAAGTGTTCTCATCATTTTCCATCCCCTTTATAAATGAATCAATCCTTTACGTATTAGTATGAATGCGTTACATATAATTGAAAAGTACGTACTTTCAAGTGCTATAGGAACCTTGAGGTACCTTTGGAGGTGTTATATGAATCAAAATGATAACTGTCCAATTGCAACGACTCTCGATGTAATCGGCGGAAAATGGAAAGTTCATATTTTATGTGTTTTGTCGGATGGAAAAATGCGAACAAATGAAATTAAACGAGAAATCCCAAACATTACACAAAAGGTTCTTACACAACAACTTCGGCAACTTGAAGCTGATGGGATTATCTATCGTACCGTATATCAAGAAGTACCACCAAAGGTTGAGTACACCATAAGTGAATACGGAAAATCTTTAATGCAAATAATGAATGATCTGTTTGAATGGGGAAAAGATCATCAGATTAAAAGATTACATGACTAAAAAAGCACTATATACTTTGTTTAATCCTCTACGTTCATATTTTTTATTTTTATAAAGTTTATTTTCATCATTTTTTAGCTAACTCGTTTTCTTAGATTGATGGACGTGACCC
This genomic interval carries:
- a CDS encoding NAD(P)H-dependent oxidoreductase — its product is MRTLVIVAHPHIEKSKINKRWIEELEKHSDEITVHELYKVAPNWEFNIEEEQKLLVEHDRYIFQFPLYWYSSPPLLKKWFDDVLTYGFAYGSKGDKVKGKEFGVAISIGGLEKDYENSGITMDDLTKPFQATCLYTDMKFIPSFYLYGAEYKLSDEEIDKSAPEYVQYVMSKAYSNI
- a CDS encoding winged helix-turn-helix transcriptional regulator, which gives rise to MNQNDNCPIATTLDVIGGKWKVHILCVLSDGKMRTNEIKREIPNITQKVLTQQLRQLEADGIIYRTVYQEVPPKVEYTISEYGKSLMQIMNDLFEWGKDHQIKRLHD